A stretch of the Nissabacter sp. SGAir0207 genome encodes the following:
- a CDS encoding APC family permease, with translation MYNQKLRAHLDRGVIGFPGTMASSVGMLMASPTLLTATSGFGMGGDSFALAVLLAFIMMQAQITTFAEAAALIPTTGSVYDYISCGMGRFFAIVGALCAYLVVHIYAATAETILAGVMALANFESLLPTLATHQDTWLLGVAMVLLFACLNALGIEVFSKVEVVLTFGMGFTLLVFGIGGLLTAPAVTQPGWFGAALNLGDVGGFVGYIGMAMFLFVGCELVTPMAPEIKRAHRTLPQAMGLGLLCVAGCLFLYGAAMSRQVDNVLVDPAHGLRLMDTPLALPAFAYQVMGHAGQYWLGFGLILAGAATINTLMAAVPRILYSMALDGALPRVLTWLHPRFKTPVAAIALAAAIPCLHAWYLQGNVDRIVPLILAAVCAWGVAYLLVTLSVVLLRIRRPDLPRAYRSSLFPLPQVISSVGIIIAIWHITPAGMDRSAILVPFGVMLAIASLYALGWTLLVQRVNPFKPVAVEEVVTRAMARHPQLHEEAPDALRSLV, from the coding sequence ATGTATAACCAAAAATTGAGGGCGCACCTGGATCGCGGCGTGATTGGCTTCCCCGGCACCATGGCCAGCTCCGTCGGGATGCTGATGGCCAGCCCGACCCTGCTGACCGCCACCAGCGGCTTTGGCATGGGGGGCGATAGCTTCGCGCTGGCGGTGCTGCTGGCCTTCATCATGATGCAGGCGCAGATCACCACCTTTGCCGAGGCGGCGGCGCTGATCCCCACCACCGGCTCGGTGTATGACTACATCTCCTGTGGGATGGGGCGCTTCTTCGCCATCGTCGGCGCGCTCTGCGCCTATCTGGTGGTGCATATCTACGCGGCGACCGCCGAAACCATTCTGGCTGGGGTGATGGCGCTCGCCAACTTTGAGTCCCTGCTGCCGACGCTGGCGACGCATCAGGACACCTGGCTGCTGGGCGTGGCGATGGTGCTGCTGTTCGCCTGTCTGAACGCGCTGGGCATTGAGGTGTTCAGCAAGGTGGAAGTGGTGCTGACCTTCGGCATGGGCTTCACCCTGCTGGTGTTTGGCATCGGTGGGCTGCTCACCGCCCCGGCGGTCACTCAGCCGGGCTGGTTTGGCGCGGCCCTCAATCTGGGGGATGTCGGCGGCTTTGTCGGTTATATCGGCATGGCGATGTTTCTGTTCGTCGGCTGTGAGCTGGTGACGCCGATGGCCCCGGAGATCAAGCGCGCGCACCGCACCCTGCCGCAGGCGATGGGGCTGGGGTTGCTCTGTGTCGCTGGCTGCCTGTTTTTGTACGGCGCGGCGATGAGCCGCCAGGTGGATAACGTGCTGGTAGACCCGGCCCACGGCCTGCGCCTGATGGACACGCCGCTGGCGCTGCCCGCCTTCGCCTATCAGGTGATGGGCCATGCTGGCCAGTACTGGCTGGGCTTCGGGCTGATTCTGGCGGGGGCCGCCACCATCAATACGCTGATGGCCGCCGTGCCACGCATCCTCTACAGCATGGCGCTGGATGGCGCGCTGCCGCGCGTGCTCACCTGGCTGCACCCGCGCTTCAAGACGCCGGTGGCGGCCATCGCGCTGGCGGCAGCCATCCCCTGCCTGCACGCGTGGTACTTGCAGGGCAATGTCGATCGCATCGTGCCGCTGATTCTGGCAGCGGTCTGTGCATGGGGCGTGGCCTATCTGCTGGTGACGCTCTCGGTGGTGCTGCTGCGCATCAGGCGCCCGGATCTGCCGCGTGCCTACCGTTCGTCGCTCTTCCCGCTGCCGCAGGTGATCTCCAGCGTCGGCATCATCATCGCCATCTGGCACATCACCCCGGCGGGCATGGATCGCAGCGCCATTCTGGTGCCCTTTGGTGTGATGCTGGCCATCGCCTCCCTCTACGCGCTGGGCTGGACACTGCTGGTGCAGCGGGTCAATCCCTTCAAGCCGGTGGCGGTGGAGGAGGTGGTGACGCGGGCGATGGCGCGCCACCCGCAGCTTCACGAGGAGGCACCCGATGCGCTCCGCTCGCTGGTCTGA
- a CDS encoding DUF3156 family protein — MRSARWSEPTLLRAVSADLANWQPEEQQGRLCLTLGPGVEVWVEARRQRLFMANLWRCEFSCAGPLAERAEGRVRAHQPGWWRRQPVRFTGRGAMASALARHLNHFPNLRQTLAELDYRQFELRMEGGEWRCVIEPWAASEVACRLPPLRRYLRLTSHQRMLLLSVLKMVAEAMARFPR; from the coding sequence ATGCGCTCCGCTCGCTGGTCTGAGCCGACGCTGCTGCGCGCCGTCAGTGCCGATCTGGCGAACTGGCAGCCGGAGGAGCAACAGGGGCGGCTGTGCCTGACGCTGGGGCCGGGGGTGGAGGTGTGGGTGGAGGCGCGGCGGCAGCGGCTGTTTATGGCGAACCTCTGGCGCTGCGAGTTCAGTTGCGCCGGGCCGCTGGCCGAACGCGCCGAGGGGCGTGTGCGTGCCCACCAGCCGGGCTGGTGGCGACGCCAGCCGGTGCGCTTTACGGGTCGTGGCGCGATGGCGTCGGCGCTGGCCCGCCACCTCAACCACTTCCCCAACCTGCGGCAGACGCTGGCGGAGCTGGACTACCGCCAGTTTGAGCTACGGATGGAAGGGGGAGAGTGGCGCTGCGTGATTGAGCCGTGGGCGGCGAGCGAGGTGGCCTGCCGCCTGCCGCCGCTACGGCGCTACCTGCGCCTGACGTCCCACCAGCGAATGCTGTTGCTGAGCGTATTGAAGATGGTCGCTGAGGCGATGGCCCGCTTTCCGCGCTAG
- a CDS encoding VOC family protein, whose product MPQGNDLYWNRMVPELTVSDFNASLTFYVDVLGFHIMIRRGAPDFAYLSLGEAQLMLEAAHDTGWRTGELEHPYGRGVNFQIEVEDVMPLVARLAQHGIALYRPLTDNHYATGSDSACQREFLVQDPDGYLLRFSQYIG is encoded by the coding sequence ATGCCACAGGGAAACGACCTCTACTGGAACCGGATGGTTCCTGAACTCACCGTATCGGACTTCAACGCCTCGCTCACCTTTTATGTCGATGTCCTCGGCTTCCATATCATGATCCGTCGCGGTGCGCCGGATTTCGCCTATCTCAGCCTCGGGGAGGCACAGCTAATGCTGGAGGCCGCCCACGACACCGGCTGGCGTACCGGGGAGCTGGAGCACCCCTACGGGCGCGGCGTCAATTTCCAGATTGAAGTGGAGGATGTGATGCCGCTGGTGGCGCGGCTGGCGCAGCACGGCATTGCGCTCTACCGCCCGCTGACCGACAACCACTACGCCACCGGCAGTGACAGCGCCTGCCAGCGTGAGTTTCTGGTGCAAGACCCGGATGGCTACCTGCTGCGCTTCAGCCAGTACATCGGCTAG
- a CDS encoding multidrug efflux SMR transporter: MAWILLVVAGLFEVVWSYAMKLSQGFTKPWPTVITLVAMVVSFALLSFSMRTLPLGTAYTIWTGIGAVGAFLLGLLVLGEPASLMRITAAVLIVAGLVLMKLAS, encoded by the coding sequence ATGGCCTGGATTCTGTTGGTGGTGGCGGGGTTGTTTGAGGTGGTGTGGTCGTATGCGATGAAGCTGTCGCAGGGCTTCACCAAACCCTGGCCGACCGTGATCACGCTGGTGGCGATGGTGGTCAGCTTCGCCCTGCTCTCTTTCTCGATGCGTACCCTGCCGCTCGGCACCGCTTACACCATCTGGACCGGCATTGGCGCGGTCGGTGCCTTCCTGCTCGGCCTGCTGGTGCTGGGCGAGCCAGCCAGCCTGATGCGCATCACCGCGGCGGTGCTGATCGTCGCCGGGCTGGTGCTGATGAAGCTCGCTTCCTAA
- a CDS encoding alanyl-tRNA editing protein, with the protein MTTKHYFFSDELTMDAEVLACEPGDEGTWHVRLAGTLFHPHGGGQPSDIGRLGGARVLKVMQDETGIIHVTDNPLAAGEVPLEVDADNRRLNTRLHSAGHLIGTVGERLGWRAVKANHRPGEARVVFEATGSDEAPAASLLSDQVNQLVAAALARNQYLEGESRWVTWGDLPAYACGGTHVRATDEVGNVLITAVKLKKGALTVSYALA; encoded by the coding sequence ATGACCACCAAACACTACTTCTTCAGTGATGAGCTTACGATGGACGCCGAGGTGCTGGCCTGTGAGCCGGGCGATGAGGGCACCTGGCACGTGCGGCTGGCGGGGACGCTGTTCCACCCGCACGGCGGCGGCCAGCCCTCGGACATCGGCCGCCTTGGCGGCGCGCGCGTGCTGAAGGTGATGCAGGATGAGACCGGCATTATCCACGTGACCGACAACCCGCTGGCGGCGGGAGAGGTGCCGCTGGAGGTGGATGCCGACAACCGTCGGCTCAACACCCGGCTGCACTCCGCCGGGCATTTGATTGGTACGGTGGGCGAGCGGCTCGGCTGGCGCGCGGTCAAGGCCAACCACCGCCCCGGCGAGGCGCGCGTGGTGTTTGAGGCGACCGGGTCAGACGAGGCCCCGGCGGCCTCGCTGTTGAGCGATCAAGTGAACCAGCTAGTGGCCGCCGCGCTGGCGCGCAACCAGTACCTGGAGGGCGAGTCTCGCTGGGTGACCTGGGGCGACCTGCCAGCCTACGCCTGCGGCGGCACCCATGTGCGCGCCACGGATGAGGTGGGCAACGTGTTGATCACTGCCGTGAAGCTGAAAAAGGGCGCGCTGACCGTCTCTTATGCGCTGGCCTGA
- a CDS encoding diguanylate phosphodiesterase has protein sequence MLSTLIYRSRPSQLADAPFLAALADHARQRNEPVQVTGILLFDGDHFFQILEGPYAAVNAVYARICDDGRHQQIVELMRDYAPARRFGKLGMEVFDMRGCPPEEVLPQILARSTLQPRAGDEDRVVRFIRAFASGRWRQSLPGHDAEHALRLVTRPAPFQPGAAAPSQPCRFALQPIVDTTHQRVSALEALIRAPDGGSPAAYFASLSDEAQYAADLEAKVYAFQLAQQIGIGDSMISVNLQPMSLVKVPDAVPELVRAVTQSGLVPSQVIVEITESEFITHFDAFEAAIRQLRAAGFSLAMDDFGAGYAGLSLLARFQPDKIKIDRAIISGVHRSGARQAIVRAILACCSALEIAVVAEGVEEAEEWRWLAAAGIHTFQGYLFARPALEQVAPITWPLLGE, from the coding sequence ATGCTTTCGACGCTGATCTACCGCAGCCGCCCCAGCCAATTGGCGGACGCCCCCTTTCTGGCCGCGCTGGCCGACCACGCCCGGCAACGCAATGAGCCGGTGCAGGTCACTGGCATTCTGCTGTTTGATGGCGACCACTTTTTCCAGATCCTTGAGGGGCCGTACGCCGCAGTCAACGCCGTCTATGCTCGGATTTGCGACGATGGGCGGCACCAGCAGATTGTTGAGCTGATGCGCGACTACGCCCCGGCGCGGCGCTTTGGCAAGCTGGGCATGGAGGTGTTTGACATGCGCGGCTGCCCGCCAGAGGAGGTGCTGCCGCAGATTCTGGCGCGCAGTACCCTCCAGCCGCGCGCTGGCGATGAGGATCGGGTGGTGCGCTTTATCCGCGCCTTTGCCAGTGGCCGCTGGCGACAAAGCCTTCCCGGCCATGACGCGGAGCACGCGCTGCGGCTGGTGACCCGGCCCGCCCCCTTCCAGCCGGGCGCGGCCGCACCGAGCCAGCCCTGCCGCTTCGCCCTGCAACCAATCGTGGACACCACCCACCAGCGCGTCAGCGCGCTGGAAGCGCTGATCCGCGCGCCGGACGGCGGCTCGCCCGCGGCATACTTCGCCTCCCTCTCAGACGAGGCGCAGTATGCCGCGGATCTGGAGGCCAAGGTCTACGCCTTCCAACTGGCACAGCAGATTGGCATTGGCGACAGCATGATCTCCGTCAACCTGCAACCGATGTCGCTGGTGAAGGTGCCCGACGCAGTGCCAGAGCTGGTGCGCGCAGTGACGCAGAGCGGGCTGGTGCCGAGCCAGGTGATTGTCGAGATCACCGAGAGCGAGTTTATCACCCACTTTGACGCCTTCGAGGCCGCCATCCGGCAACTGCGCGCCGCCGGATTCAGTCTGGCGATGGATGATTTTGGCGCGGGCTATGCCGGGCTGTCGCTGCTCGCGCGCTTCCAGCCGGACAAGATCAAGATTGACCGCGCGATCATCAGCGGCGTGCACCGCAGCGGCGCGCGGCAGGCGATTGTGCGCGCCATTCTGGCGTGCTGCTCTGCGCTGGAGATTGCGGTGGTAGCCGAGGGCGTGGAGGAGGCCGAAGAGTGGCGCTGGCTGGCGGCGGCGGGCATCCACACCTTTCAGGGTTACCTGTTCGCCCGCCCGGCGCTGGAGCAGGTCGCCCCCATCACCTGGCCGCTGCTGGGCGAGTGA
- a CDS encoding L-dopachrome tautomerase-related protein: MRRRDFITGSLAACCLARAPFSLAGPTRSPALEAVVASPWLANGVTVSPKGEIFLNFPRFKEHNTSPAVARQTAAGLVPFPGNHWNQWRPGDSGTDTLVNVNAVHIFSQPWLWVVDQGTPEGGKPGPGAAKVIAFNLESGEPEKIIRFNASILPEGGVLNDLRLFGNYVFITDSGLGGIIIYDLNTGKYKRKLSGSPLLKKPSQAQQKGFGGRVLSDGKGTLPAVQSDMLEISPNGQWLYVATPTGPLYRVPLALLLDEVLDGRALEQRMEKVADIPSIGGTAMDRKGRIYLSNVEERAIEVLHPNGRREILLQDNRLISPDALYIANDGFLYIPAPQLEYLAAHSGGRGDQTRAPYYIYRYLLPVRP, translated from the coding sequence ATGAGAAGACGAGATTTTATTACTGGCAGCCTCGCGGCCTGCTGTCTGGCGCGCGCGCCCTTTAGTCTGGCGGGGCCGACCCGCTCACCCGCGCTGGAAGCGGTAGTGGCCTCGCCGTGGCTGGCCAATGGCGTGACGGTGTCACCAAAAGGGGAAATCTTCCTGAATTTTCCGCGGTTTAAAGAGCACAATACCTCGCCAGCGGTGGCGCGCCAGACAGCCGCCGGGCTGGTGCCCTTCCCCGGCAACCACTGGAACCAGTGGCGGCCCGGTGACAGCGGCACCGATACGCTGGTCAACGTCAATGCGGTGCATATCTTCTCTCAGCCCTGGCTGTGGGTGGTGGATCAGGGCACGCCAGAGGGCGGCAAACCGGGGCCGGGGGCGGCGAAAGTGATTGCCTTTAATCTGGAGAGTGGCGAGCCAGAAAAGATTATTCGTTTTAATGCTTCAATATTGCCAGAGGGGGGAGTACTGAATGATCTACGCCTCTTCGGCAATTATGTGTTTATTACCGACTCCGGCCTCGGCGGGATTATTATTTACGATCTCAACACCGGCAAATATAAGCGCAAGCTCTCCGGCTCGCCACTGTTGAAAAAGCCGTCGCAGGCGCAGCAAAAAGGGTTCGGTGGCCGGGTGCTGAGTGATGGCAAAGGCACACTCCCCGCGGTGCAGAGCGACATGCTGGAGATCAGCCCCAACGGGCAGTGGCTCTATGTGGCGACGCCGACCGGGCCACTCTACCGCGTGCCGCTGGCGCTGCTGCTGGACGAGGTGCTGGATGGCCGCGCGCTGGAGCAGCGGATGGAGAAGGTGGCGGATATCCCCTCCATCGGCGGCACGGCAATGGACCGGAAGGGCCGCATCTACCTGTCGAACGTCGAGGAGCGGGCCATTGAGGTGCTGCACCCCAATGGCCGCCGCGAAATCCTGTTGCAGGATAACCGACTTATTTCACCGGATGCGCTCTATATCGCCAATGACGGTTTCCTCTACATTCCCGCGCCGCAGCTCGAGTACCTCGCCGCCCACTCCGGGGGCCGTGGCGACCAGACGCGCGCGCCCTATTACATCTACCGATATTTGCTGCCGGTACGTCCGTAA
- a CDS encoding heme-binding protein, producing MEGNGLQLIKNFSISDNLAQLIIQTVVAEAAERNTPVSVAVMDFGGHLVGFRRMDNAYFASAEAAVGKGRSCAGFQQSTGTFSEMAKTESWVGNLPGLIPLGGTCPLTVNGQFVGAVSVSGDTEESEQYLAEKAGERFPFLLEHFLRDDAPIGIEHVGITVPDMDAAERFFQQAFHAVTLYALIDKEQAPSGGEEITAMNGLRPDTAMKEVRMLRLGNGANVELFSLTGYQRERAAGINDVGLTHLGVYCADIEAATRQFVAAGGELLAGPNPLSGCEGGEGNRFHFGKTPWGMLVEFIRFPSPLTYNKNGTVARWQPRA from the coding sequence ATGGAAGGTAACGGGCTGCAATTAATTAAAAATTTTAGCATCAGTGATAATCTGGCCCAGCTTATTATCCAAACCGTGGTGGCGGAGGCGGCAGAGCGCAATACACCGGTTTCAGTGGCGGTAATGGATTTTGGCGGCCACTTGGTGGGCTTCCGCCGAATGGACAATGCCTATTTCGCCAGCGCCGAGGCGGCGGTGGGCAAGGGGCGCTCCTGCGCCGGTTTCCAGCAATCCACCGGCACCTTTAGCGAGATGGCGAAAACCGAGTCCTGGGTCGGCAACCTGCCGGGGCTGATCCCGCTGGGCGGCACCTGCCCGCTGACGGTCAACGGCCAGTTCGTGGGCGCGGTGTCGGTCAGTGGTGACACGGAGGAGAGTGAGCAATATCTGGCGGAGAAGGCTGGCGAGCGCTTCCCGTTCCTGCTGGAGCACTTCCTGCGTGATGACGCGCCCATCGGGATTGAGCACGTCGGCATCACCGTGCCGGACATGGACGCCGCCGAGCGCTTTTTCCAGCAGGCGTTCCACGCCGTCACCCTCTATGCGCTGATTGACAAGGAACAAGCACCCTCCGGTGGCGAAGAGATCACGGCGATGAACGGCCTGCGGCCCGACACGGCGATGAAAGAGGTGCGGATGCTGCGGCTGGGCAATGGCGCGAACGTCGAACTGTTCAGCCTGACCGGCTACCAGCGCGAGCGCGCCGCCGGGATCAATGACGTGGGCCTGACGCACCTGGGCGTCTACTGTGCCGACATTGAGGCGGCCACCCGGCAGTTTGTCGCCGCCGGTGGCGAATTGCTGGCAGGGCCTAACCCGCTCTCCGGCTGCGAGGGCGGCGAGGGCAACCGCTTCCACTTCGGCAAAACCCCGTGGGGAATGCTGGTGGAGTTTATCCGCTTCCCGTCACCGCTCACTTACAACAAAAATGGCACCGTCGCGCGCTGGCAACCCCGCGCCTGA
- a CDS encoding LacI family DNA-binding transcriptional regulator → MKKFTLEMLAKMAGVGVATVDRVLNERGGVSPETTRKVLNAARAMDIKRPLPEAYQHPWQVEVFLSANPSHFFKQLAQDFADIAGGLGYRRITLHRTFIPESQPEKLAHYIMQSSEKRDGLIVFGHDYPIIHEALAHCRARGVPVVTIVTDLPGAARLCHVGINQQQAGRTAGLLMSKTARQPGDVIMVSGRVDYRAHQQRIAGFREAIAQRAPHLRLRELLCGQDQRDMIRSLLHDALLHSPQLVGIYNTGVGNTEIRTTLQQHQLLGDCVYITHELYSVTRALLQHDLASFTLDQNAAQHARLAMDILLRHLDTGEQPDLYRAGKVELKVITAENID, encoded by the coding sequence ATGAAAAAGTTTACCCTGGAGATGCTGGCGAAGATGGCTGGCGTCGGTGTGGCAACGGTTGACAGGGTGCTCAATGAACGTGGCGGCGTTTCGCCGGAGACCACGCGGAAGGTGTTGAATGCGGCGCGGGCGATGGATATAAAACGCCCGCTGCCAGAGGCGTACCAGCACCCCTGGCAGGTGGAGGTGTTCCTTAGCGCCAATCCTTCCCATTTTTTTAAGCAACTGGCGCAGGATTTCGCTGACATTGCCGGTGGGCTGGGCTACCGGCGCATTACGCTGCACCGCACCTTCATCCCGGAGTCTCAGCCGGAGAAGCTGGCGCACTACATCATGCAGAGCAGTGAGAAGCGCGATGGCCTGATTGTATTCGGCCATGACTACCCGATTATCCATGAGGCGCTGGCGCACTGCCGGGCGCGTGGGGTGCCGGTGGTGACCATTGTCACTGACCTGCCGGGGGCGGCGCGCCTGTGCCATGTCGGCATTAACCAACAGCAGGCGGGGCGCACCGCCGGGTTGCTGATGAGCAAGACCGCCCGCCAGCCGGGCGATGTGATTATGGTCAGTGGGCGGGTGGACTACCGCGCCCACCAGCAGCGCATTGCTGGCTTTCGCGAGGCGATTGCCCAGCGCGCGCCGCACCTGCGGTTGCGGGAGTTACTCTGTGGGCAGGATCAGCGCGACATGATCCGCTCGCTGCTCCATGACGCCCTACTGCACTCGCCGCAGTTGGTGGGCATCTACAACACCGGCGTCGGCAACACTGAAATCCGTACCACCCTGCAACAGCACCAGCTGCTGGGTGACTGCGTTTACATCACCCATGAGCTGTACTCCGTGACGCGGGCGCTACTGCAACACGACCTCGCCTCCTTCACCCTCGACCAGAACGCCGCGCAGCACGCCCGGCTGGCGATGGATATCCTGCTGCGCCACCTCGACACGGGCGAGCAGCCGGATCTCTACCGGGCCGGGAAGGTGGAGCTGAAGGTGATTACGGCGGAGAATATCGATTGA
- a CDS encoding Gfo/Idh/MocA family protein, producing the protein MFPSALPQPRLPQRRDIPSLRWGIIGPGWIANHFAQALRHHTDQQLVAVAGRNAEKTQHFAEQWAIPHAYTDTDQMLARPDLDIIYVATPHNHHLPDGLKVLRAGKHLLVEKPLALNAQEAAQLQREAQAQQRLCLEGMWCDFTPKYDVLTQLLANGDLGELHTLLADHGEFFTADHRIFNADLAGGPMLDLGSYLIALSVKVAGGAPERLVATGQSVPGGVNGQASMLLTHAGGMHAVLNTTLFSRTPSGAVIAGRDATLVLDGHFYAPGDFVLTASQGNHSLRWQDAGNHYAQLCHEMEHAAWCIGQGRLESPIRPLATTLTTLGVMDEARRQLGIVFNEERDNHA; encoded by the coding sequence ATGTTTCCATCTGCCCTGCCCCAACCCCGTTTGCCCCAGCGCCGTGACATTCCCTCCCTGCGTTGGGGGATCATTGGCCCCGGCTGGATTGCCAACCACTTCGCGCAGGCGCTGCGCCACCACACCGACCAGCAACTGGTGGCGGTGGCTGGCCGCAACGCGGAGAAGACCCAACACTTCGCGGAGCAGTGGGCGATCCCGCACGCCTACACCGATACCGACCAGATGCTGGCGCGCCCGGATCTCGACATCATCTACGTGGCGACGCCGCACAACCACCACCTGCCGGATGGGCTGAAGGTGTTGCGCGCCGGTAAGCACCTGCTGGTGGAAAAACCGCTGGCCCTCAACGCCCAGGAGGCGGCGCAACTGCAACGCGAGGCGCAGGCGCAACAGCGCCTCTGTCTGGAGGGGATGTGGTGTGACTTCACGCCAAAATATGATGTGCTGACGCAACTGCTGGCGAATGGCGATCTGGGCGAATTGCACACCCTGTTGGCGGATCATGGGGAGTTTTTCACCGCCGATCACCGCATTTTCAATGCCGATCTGGCGGGCGGGCCGATGCTCGATCTGGGGAGCTACCTGATTGCCCTGAGCGTCAAGGTGGCCGGTGGCGCGCCGGAGCGGCTGGTGGCGACCGGCCAGTCGGTGCCGGGTGGCGTAAACGGGCAGGCCTCCATGCTGCTGACGCACGCTGGCGGGATGCACGCCGTGCTTAATACCACGCTGTTCAGCCGCACGCCGAGCGGCGCGGTGATCGCCGGGCGTGATGCCACGCTGGTGCTGGATGGGCACTTCTACGCGCCGGGCGACTTTGTGCTCACCGCCAGCCAGGGCAACCACTCGCTGCGCTGGCAGGATGCTGGCAACCACTACGCCCAGCTCTGCCATGAGATGGAGCACGCCGCATGGTGCATCGGTCAGGGACGGCTGGAGTCACCGATCCGGCCCCTCGCCACCACCCTGACCACGCTGGGGGTGATGGATGAGGCGCGCCGCCAGCTCGGCATTGTCTTCAATGAGGAGCGTGATAATCACGCGTGA
- a CDS encoding gluconate 2-dehydrogenase subunit 3 family protein — protein sequence MKRREFLTSFAALGVATSLPIARAEVVTGGQPWESGTASTPPAPPRQGGLQYLTQHEFDTVGAIAERFIPADELSISGKEAGCATFIDRQLAGDYGNAAALYRLGKFVKGTPEQGPQSPLTPAQRYRQGLAALDAYTQRQSGKPFVALPGAEQDRLLHAMEADALDLGPEVETKVLFELLLQNVREGFLSDPIYGGNKEMASWKMIGFPGARYDFRDLLSKKGQKLNIIPTSLIDNTL from the coding sequence ATGAAACGCAGAGAGTTTCTTACCTCATTCGCCGCACTGGGTGTGGCCACCTCCTTGCCGATCGCCAGGGCGGAGGTCGTCACCGGCGGCCAGCCTTGGGAGAGCGGCACGGCCAGCACACCGCCCGCCCCACCACGTCAGGGCGGCTTGCAGTACCTGACCCAGCATGAATTCGACACCGTGGGCGCCATCGCCGAGCGCTTCATCCCGGCCGACGAGCTGAGCATCAGCGGCAAGGAGGCGGGATGCGCCACCTTCATCGACCGCCAGCTGGCCGGCGATTACGGCAACGCCGCCGCGCTCTACCGTCTGGGCAAATTCGTTAAGGGCACGCCGGAGCAGGGGCCGCAATCCCCGCTCACCCCGGCCCAGCGCTACCGCCAGGGGCTGGCGGCGCTGGATGCCTACACCCAGCGCCAGAGCGGCAAGCCTTTTGTCGCGCTCCCCGGCGCGGAGCAGGATCGTCTGCTGCACGCGATGGAGGCCGATGCCCTCGATCTGGGGCCAGAGGTAGAGACCAAGGTGCTGTTTGAACTGCTGCTGCAAAACGTCCGCGAGGGTTTCCTCTCCGATCCGATCTATGGTGGCAACAAAGAGATGGCCAGCTGGAAAATGATTGGCTTCCCCGGTGCACGCTACGACTTCCGCGACCTGCTCAGCAAAAAAGGGCAGAAGCTGAACATCATCCCCACCAGCCTGATTGACAACACGCTCTAA